Proteins from a genomic interval of Papaver somniferum cultivar HN1 chromosome 4, ASM357369v1, whole genome shotgun sequence:
- the LOC113271711 gene encoding putative F-box protein At1g32420 yields MDEDIIVCEILSRLPVKSLMRFKSVCKHWCYLIKQDPYFIDLHFSRSESHQCLFIVELQQSIGGVGGDIICRGRRAQFVAAELSPGERGRGTVTSTIHTMSKTDLFSYNTIVGIVNGLICFLDHNKHAVCIYNISTRDQITPWIKSTLSMEEKLIGEVSGSCVYKFGFDSVSKDYKVVGKWKILDEFEIWGVLTVGENTWRKIDEAPPCYIGASAPSVYVNGFIYWFPNRYTGDAGFIVAFEVGCEKFRTIQVPTFILCQRSDYDGDKVNVRLLEVNGSVAILRRMTVCDIKLWIYGHIDKESSKATAINSGDKNWTENKITLPAVCWDRNRFLCCDPISGTDQIIFEIHQKNSDALPDSVYLYSYELKSKNFKPIKISGIPSSVPIDDTKTKLCRSFSESLYSFSAAEKKQGIICLDSLSRK; encoded by the exons ATGGATGAAGATATAATAGTGTGCGAGATACTCAGCAGACTCCCTGTGAAGTCACTCATGCGGTTCAAATCTGTATGTAAACATTGGTGTTACTTAATCAAACAAGATCCGTATTTCATTGATTTACACTTTTCTCGATCTGAATCACATCAATGTCTTTTCATCGTTGAGTTACAACAAAGTATTGGAGGAGTTGGAGGTGACATTATTTGCAGAGGACGTCGAGCGCAATTCGTGGCAGCTGAGTTGTCGCCGGGGGAACGAGGACGAGGTACAGTAACATCAACAATTCATACTATGAGTAAAACTGATTTGTTTAGTTACAATACTATTGTTGGAATCGTAAACGGATTGATCTGTTTTCTTGATCATAACAAACATGCTGTTTGCATATACAATATTAGCACGAGAGATCAAATTACACCTTGGATTAAATCAACTTTGtcaatggaagagaaattaattGGTGAAGTTAGTGGTTCTTGTGTTtataaatttggttttgattCGGTCAGTAAGGATTATAAAGTGGTAGGCAAGTGGAAAATTTTGGATGAATTTGAAATTTGGGGGGTCTTGACTGTTGGAGAAAATACATGGAGAAAGATTGATGAGGCACCGCCTTGTTATATTGGAGCAAGTGCGCCTTCTGTTTATGTGAATGGTTTTATCTATTGGTTCCCAAATAGGTATACCGGTGATGCTGGATTTATAGTGGCATTTGAAGTTGGATGTGAAAAGTTCAGAACGATTCAAGTCCCTACTTTCATCCTTTGTCAGCGCTCGGATTATGATGGTGATAAAGTTAATGTTCGTCTGTTAGAAGTGAATGGGAGTGTCGCTATATTACGTAGAATGACTGTTTGTGATATCAAGTTGTGGATATATGGACACATTGACAAGGAGAGTAGTAAAGCTACCGCTATAAATTCTGGTGATAAGAATTGGACTGAAAATAAAATCACATTGCCTGCAGTTTGTTGGGATCGAAATCGATTTCTTTGTTGTGATCCAATCAGCGGGACAGACCAAATAATCTTCGAAATCCACCAAAAGAACTCTGATGCACTTCCAGATTCGGTGTATTTATATTCTTATGAATTGAAGAGTAAGAATTTCAAGCCGATTAAAATCAGTGGGATCCCATCGTCAGTTCCTATTGATGACACCAAAACTAAACTCTGTAGATCATTCAGTGAAAGCCTTTATTCCTTTTCAGCCGCAGAAAAGAAGCAAG GAATCATTTGTCTGGACTCACTCTCTCGGAAGTAA